The proteins below are encoded in one region of Chloroflexota bacterium:
- a CDS encoding glycoside hydrolase family 31 protein has product MSADEFRPLGNLIRWEHGDAQLDLFCQEGRVRIQCLAPDLIRVRATPEADFGPDESWAVVRHEWAGAPVEIQETDHALVLSTEKLRLEIGREPLRLRFYDAQGRLLTADEEARGMGWGGEGPVAYFALPDDEHILGLGEKVGPLDKRDHKWEMWNTDAHPRHLPTTDPLYESFPIYLGMRPGLGYARFFDNTWRSHFDFGYSEPGVFRYDAAGGELNYYLIYGPEPAAILERYTELTGRMPLPPRWALGHQQCRWSYYPESRVREIADGLRSRDLPTDVIYLDIDYMDGYRVFTWDRERFPDPARLIADLREQGFRLITIIDPGVKVDEEYPVYREGIERGYFCRKPSGEPFVGPVWPGDSVFPDFTHPDVRRWWGDLHRSLVDVGVAGIWDDMNEPSVFGGINWTMDEDVIHYDNGHGTPHSKSHNVYGLLMARATREGLERLRPDERPFVLTRAAYAGVQRYAAVWMGDNSSWWEHLWMAMPMCLSVGLAGQPFVGVDIGGFSDDCTPELYARWVQLGVFTPLCRTHSALDTRDQEPWAFGPETERIARKYLELRYRLLPYTYTLFWEASRTGAPIMRPLAYAYPDDPTTYEISDQFLWGDAFLVAPIYQENVTHRAVYLPAGCWIDYWTGEVRTGPTWIVAEAPLDTLPLYVRAGSIIPTGPVMQHTDERPLDPLTLDIYGGDEGSFILYEDDGLTLAYREGDWAKFGYEETAEAVTLTIGARQGRYRPPDRRVIVRFHGWSEAPASVTRDGDAVEASFDAAGGIVSLTWADDGRSHRIVLRRTSR; this is encoded by the coding sequence CCAGGAGACAGATCACGCCCTTGTCCTATCCACTGAGAAGCTGAGATTGGAGATCGGGAGGGAGCCGTTGAGGCTGCGGTTCTATGATGCCCAGGGGCGTCTGCTGACCGCGGACGAGGAAGCTCGCGGCATGGGATGGGGAGGCGAGGGCCCTGTGGCCTACTTCGCCCTGCCCGATGACGAGCACATCCTGGGCCTGGGCGAGAAGGTGGGCCCTCTGGACAAGCGGGATCACAAGTGGGAGATGTGGAATACCGACGCCCACCCTCGCCATCTTCCCACCACGGATCCGCTGTACGAGTCGTTCCCCATCTATTTGGGGATGCGGCCGGGCCTGGGATACGCCCGTTTCTTTGACAACACATGGCGCAGCCATTTCGACTTCGGCTACAGCGAGCCCGGCGTCTTCCGCTACGACGCGGCCGGCGGCGAGCTGAACTATTACCTCATTTACGGACCAGAGCCGGCCGCGATCCTCGAGCGCTATACGGAGCTGACCGGGCGCATGCCGCTGCCCCCTCGCTGGGCGCTGGGGCACCAGCAGTGTCGCTGGAGCTATTACCCGGAGTCCCGGGTTCGGGAGATCGCCGACGGCCTGCGCAGCCGGGACCTTCCCACGGATGTGATCTACCTGGACATCGACTACATGGATGGCTACCGGGTCTTCACGTGGGACAGGGAGCGATTCCCCGATCCCGCGCGGCTGATCGCGGATCTACGCGAGCAGGGCTTTCGGCTCATCACCATCATCGATCCGGGCGTCAAGGTGGATGAGGAGTATCCCGTCTATCGGGAGGGGATCGAGCGCGGCTACTTCTGTCGCAAGCCGAGCGGGGAGCCGTTCGTGGGGCCGGTCTGGCCGGGCGATTCGGTGTTCCCCGACTTCACCCACCCGGATGTGCGCCGTTGGTGGGGCGATCTGCATCGCTCGCTGGTGGATGTCGGCGTCGCCGGGATATGGGATGATATGAACGAGCCCTCCGTGTTCGGCGGGATCAACTGGACCATGGACGAGGATGTGATCCACTACGACAACGGCCACGGGACGCCCCACAGCAAATCGCACAACGTCTACGGCCTGTTGATGGCCCGGGCCACCCGGGAGGGGTTGGAGCGGCTTCGGCCGGACGAGCGCCCGTTCGTCCTCACCCGGGCGGCCTACGCGGGCGTGCAGCGCTACGCGGCCGTGTGGATGGGGGATAACTCGAGCTGGTGGGAGCACCTGTGGATGGCCATGCCCATGTGCCTGAGCGTGGGGCTGGCGGGACAGCCGTTTGTGGGCGTGGACATCGGCGGCTTCAGCGACGACTGCACGCCGGAGCTATACGCTCGCTGGGTACAATTGGGCGTGTTCACCCCGTTGTGCCGCACCCACAGCGCGCTGGACACCCGGGATCAGGAACCCTGGGCCTTCGGCCCCGAGACGGAACGCATCGCACGCAAGTATCTGGAGCTGCGCTACCGGTTGTTGCCCTACACGTATACGCTCTTCTGGGAGGCATCCCGAACCGGCGCCCCGATCATGCGCCCGCTGGCCTACGCCTATCCGGATGACCCCACGACCTATGAGATCAGCGATCAGTTCCTGTGGGGGGATGCCTTCCTGGTAGCGCCCATCTACCAGGAGAACGTGACCCACCGGGCGGTCTACCTGCCCGCCGGCTGCTGGATCGACTACTGGACGGGAGAGGTGCGCACCGGCCCGACGTGGATCGTGGCGGAGGCGCCACTGGATACCCTGCCGCTCTACGTGCGAGCGGGGAGCATCATCCCCACGGGGCCGGTGATGCAACACACGGACGAGAGGCCGCTCGATCCGCTGACGCTGGATATATATGGAGGGGATGAGGGAAGTTTCATCCTGTACGAGGATGACGGCCTGACGTTGGCCTACCGGGAGGGAGACTGGGCCAAGTTCGGGTATGAGGAGACCGCTGAGGCGGTCACGCTGACGATCGGCGCTCGCCAGGGGAGATACCGCCCTCCGGACCGCCGGGTGATCGTGCGCTTTCACGGCTGGTCGGAGGCCCCCGCCTCGGTGACGCGAGATGGCGACGCTGTGGAGGCATCCTTTGACGCCGCTGGCGGCATCGTCTCGTTGACCTGGGCGGATGATGGGCGCTCACACCGGATCGTGCTACGCCGGACGTCACGCTGA
- the pfkB gene encoding 1-phosphofructokinase, with translation MIVTVTLNPSLDKTLRVPRLRRGELNRAQVVRWDIGGKGFNVSRALLALGMPSLAFGVLAGGTGQTLAQGLMALGIETELVWIEGETRANITLHESDEDVYTKINEPGPALTEADVQEIVDRVRQRVRPDDLWIFCGSLPPGAPIDFYGRLVRLVQENGALAALDTSGPALQEGARARPFLLKPNVEEAEDLLSRSLPGWDDQVAAVRALLGSGVRLIALTRGGEGAFLADGTTLIAAEPPTIAGGSPIGAGDAFLAGLAYAWSRDAGLAEMARWAVACGAATAAQEGTGVGSRADVEALLPDVRIRVLQDDAS, from the coding sequence ATGATCGTGACCGTTACGCTGAATCCGTCCCTGGATAAAACGCTGCGCGTGCCTCGCCTGAGGCGGGGGGAGCTCAACCGAGCGCAGGTGGTTCGATGGGATATCGGGGGGAAGGGGTTCAACGTCTCCCGGGCTCTGCTCGCGTTGGGCATGCCCAGCCTGGCGTTCGGCGTCCTGGCGGGGGGGACCGGTCAGACGCTGGCTCAGGGGTTGATGGCCCTGGGTATTGAGACGGAGTTGGTCTGGATCGAGGGTGAGACACGAGCCAACATCACCTTGCACGAATCCGACGAGGACGTGTATACCAAGATCAACGAGCCCGGCCCGGCCCTCACCGAGGCGGACGTGCAGGAGATCGTCGATCGGGTGCGACAGCGCGTCCGGCCGGACGATCTCTGGATCTTCTGTGGCAGCCTCCCGCCGGGGGCGCCGATCGACTTCTACGGCCGCCTTGTCCGGTTGGTGCAGGAGAATGGCGCGCTGGCGGCCCTGGATACCAGCGGCCCCGCGCTGCAGGAGGGAGCCCGGGCGCGCCCCTTCCTGCTGAAGCCCAACGTGGAGGAAGCGGAGGATCTGCTATCGCGCTCCCTGCCCGGGTGGGATGATCAGGTGGCTGCGGTGCGGGCGCTCCTGGGGAGCGGCGTGAGGCTGATCGCGCTGACCCGGGGAGGGGAGGGCGCTTTCCTGGCTGATGGGACGACCCTGATAGCTGCCGAGCCGCCGACGATCGCCGGCGGCAGCCCCATCGGCGCGGGGGATGCTTTCCTGGCGGGCCTGGCCTACGCCTGGTCCCGGGATGCCGGGCTGGCCGAGATGGCCAGATGGGCGGTGGCGTGCGGCGCGGCCACCGCGGCCCAGGAGGGAACCGGGGT